In Ciconia boyciana chromosome 1, ASM3463844v1, whole genome shotgun sequence, the genomic stretch TCTTAAGAATATGGTTTAGGGCCcgcagaagagaaaattaaaaatgcaggacGGTCCCCAACCCTTACCTGAGcacaaaagttaattttttctaGAGAACATGTGTGAATTTTAGCTCAAAGGACCCACTTCACCATAGCCAAAAAATTGTGTCAGTAATAGGATTCCAAAGGTCATTGTtattgtgggggttttgttttgttttcagacagaTGCTTATCTCCTTATGCTAGACTCTGGCAGTGCTCTTGTCGCCTCCATTAAGGCTGACCTGTAAATCCCAGCAATCCCTTGCAAGTTGCTCAACATTTGCATTTCAACATGGTTTCTTCAtttccacttccttttttttttttttctttttttcttttttttttttttaaagacttgaaCATAACATTTACACATTTCAAATCTGCTTTAGGCTTCCCTTGCCTGTGTGTTGTAACAGCAGTGCGTTGGCTGGAAGAACTTTGAAAGTTCCCATGCCTGCCACAGAGAAGTCTGGAAAGCTGAGGCATATGCAAAGCCTAGATTATACCTCCCTTCTGCCAAGTTTAGACTTTGGGGGATTATCTAGAAAAAGCACACTGACTCTTAAAAGAACCCTTTGTTTTATGGcttactttctcttttcaatCTGAATACCAAAAGCAATGTTCAGGCTTCAGCTCTGACTCTgaattctctcctttttcagaaatgtcagcGCTTCATGAGAACAGCTACCCAGACTCTAGGCACTCCCCAGTCCAAATACTGGACAATATATGACTAAGCTCTGAAGGAGACCCAATCAAATAATCTCACCCTTTTTGCCAGAGGCCAAGCTCCCCCAGGAAAAACTCTCTTTGGTGACCAGATCACCACTCCCTACAGCAGTTACATCCTAAATCCTACAGACAGCACTGTTATCAAGCCtttcccagcctggctgcaaaTTGCTTGCCGCTGAATATTGCATAATGACTCTCCTGCCCTTCTCACTTCAAGCAGACAGGATCCCCATACAGGCTGTATTTTCCTTgcatccctctccctccctcgGCCTCACAGGAGTGCCTCAAAACAGCAGTGATAACCTccctttggaaaacaaaactgtggGCTTCTGCTCTCACTCTTGTCTCCCTTCACAGAGCTTCACATGACAGTTTCATTGCTTTCCTGGTAGCACTGTACACAAAACCTACAATTTCTGCATATCACAAatctttttataatttatattcttGGGAAGATTAAAGAGAATGATCAATAGCAGATCTAGTGGTGTTGACAGCACTTTCATTCTAATTAACTAAATTCTAAATACAAAAAGGCTATTCCTGGCTCAGGGATCAGTATTGTAATTGCCTGTTTGATTAGCAGTTAAGGACCAATAGTGTTGTACAACATAACATGCCTCGCTTACCTAGCTCAAACTAAAGCACAGTGGCTTTATAGTGGTTCAAAAAGTAGCTTGTGCCGCACAAAGCAACTGGTATTTAAGAAATAAGGCACATTAGAGTGCTCAAAAGCACGTTTAGTACCAGCTGAGGGCCTGCAGCCATGAGAATGAACAACACGAGAAGCGGGAATTCAAATGTGCCCTTCAAACAGATGGCAGAAAGTGGCAGTAGTCTAAGACtagctttaaaaagtaaaattagagcctacagcagcagcaagcagctggAACAGAGCTGACAGGATGACCATCTCAGCAGCAGGTCTTGCATTTAAACAAACTCTATACTGCCAACTGCAGCCTGGTTACAATATCGCTACCTAGGTATATCTGGCATGCAGACGTTAAAGACTTACAATTAATTATACAGTCACTTTAAACAACTAGCTCCTGTAAAACTTCACACCAGTATCTGAAGTGGACTATTAATCTGATTAAACCTCTGAACTAAGTAAACTAAGAACGCATTAATTCAATATAGACCAGCAAGAAGCTCAAGTTGAAGTAAGTCCTCACCAAAAGGCCTATAGCATGACTAATTTTCAGGCAATCAGCACTTCACTTTATTTAAAGAACCCACAGCCCAGACAGCCCAATCTTGCAAAAGCATTGGGAGTCCTAGTACTAGATCGTAGATGTGCAACATGTTttacccccttttttttttcccctccttaaCAGGCCTTGCTGAAACCCTCTCTACAAAGCTGTAATTTGAGTTACTTACTGCTGATAAAGGCAGGTGAGAGAGGAGATCAAACTTTCTGATACTATAGTGCTTGGCCTATCAGAATCACAATGTAGTATATTTTTACCCCAGAGATATTGTTCTTCCATATGAGAGAACCTCTCCAAGAGGTTCTTCAGAACTCTGTCACAATAATGCTTCCCAGTTACTTTAAATGAATTATGGCAGCTTTACTCTTGTGGCAGAACTGAGCTCCTCATTTCTAACCGAACATAAGGTCACCTTAGCACATTGTGATCACTGTACATTGTAGCAAAGATGTTGCAATTAACCAGGAAGTTAATGCAACAAGTCTCAGAAATGGAGCTTAAGCATCTCCTTAAGCAATAAGGGAATTAATATAAAAAGACATAACAACTGTAAATTGGTAATTAGAAATTTCAAAGAATGATTTGAAATATCAGGGAACCTATTGTAgccattgttttttaaagagtattttaatgttttaaaccTCTTAGTATTGTTTAGGACAAACAGAATCCCACAAAGTGGTTTTACTCTATTTCAACTGCTTTATGTCCAAGACAGCTGAAAACAATGCAGGCTTCTAAATATTCCCAGAGCATTTACCTTTGCCTTACCTTTGTGTTTGTTAACCTTTCACTGCGAACTGGTCCCTGCAATCTGACAGTAACTTGACAGTGGTTATTCTTCCTCCTGCCacataagtgattttttttaaggtatagTTTAGTTGGAAAGATTCTCCTATTAATGTACTACCCCCTTTCTTACCCTAGATCATGCTTCATGCTGAAGTTCTGCGGTATTGTCTTCCATATTAAGTGATCTCGAAACAGccaaagaaatttaaaacaacataTAGACTATCACATAATAGTTTACTTAAAACATTAGGGTTCATGCCTATCAAACAGGATGATAgagctgtattttaattgttttcataaTAAAGTTATACAGCTTCGTCAGATGGATTTGATTCTCAAACACTGCAAGTGTTACAGAATGTTCAATAATTAGACTACACATTCTTCTCAGAGAAACCAGCAATGCAACTCTTCCTTTCTACCTATTGATCTTAATCACCCAGATTAACTTTAAGTGccattaaaagtaatttcaaatgaTTGTAAAATATACTAAACTGGATTTCCTGGACTTAGGCAAAGCTGCAGCATGTTACTCAATTCAACACGAAGCATTGTCCAGGATCTCCAAGACACAAACAACTTCAACCCCTCCAAATCTGACATTCCCAATAAACGAGACAAATTAATTCAACGAGCAGATCTTTTCTGGAAGTGGAACAAATCTCTCCTAACAATAGGGAAAGTTAAGCACATTAGAggacaagatgaaaaaaagtcatttccaCTCACGTTGCTGTAGTCTGGAAGAATTCCTTCTACCACAAGAGCAAATGAGTTTCTAAAAAGCAGGTAGTTCTAAAAAAGATTCAAGCCAGAGATTAACCGCTTGTTTTAACTACACTCACTATTTGGTTTAGGAAAATTAATCCATACAAGGTGATCTTCcaatgtttgcttttgaaagacaGTTAAAACTAAACTGTTATATACTTAGGCCCACTGTCACATACAGGAGGCTGCGGGCACCTACTCTGTTCAGCTGAGCTAATACTAAATAGAAATAGCCACACCTATGAAGCCACAAAGAATAAATGCAGTCCAGAACAactgttctttgttttattgAATGGTTGAAGCAGGACTATAATCCAGGTATATTTAAATCAAGTGTTGGTCCACTCTTATCATCAAAAAGAATTGATTTAGGCTTTTTCTAATAACGTCAACACAAATGGAAGGAATATGAAGCATCATAATAGGAACTTTCAACTGTACGTGACGTTAGACCATGATCAGACTGGTGCTACTTCAGTATTTATAGACTCTCCACTGTATAGACCAGCCACACTAGTGTTATTTACCTCCAAATCATTAAAGTTCTAGGTAAAGGATCCTTCTGTCTACAGCTCACATCAGAGCCTTCAACATGAGATCAAAATGCCATTTGTGCCACTAGAATCGTAGTCttgtagaaatatttctatattcagtattttactAAAGAATAATTACTACCCTCTCTGAAGTTACATATAGccattataaatatttacatcaaACATTTACAACTGGTTCATAATATACAACACAACAATTTAGCTATAATTTCTAATCTTCCAGTGTAAAAGTTTCAAACAACATGTTGCTATCATAATTTCAATTTATCTGTTTTGCACACAGTCACAGGCAGTACAGGGCATTTCAAAAACTCATGTTACATgataaaaaaatggaatgaTGTTACTTTAATAACAATTAGTTTGGggattgttctttttttttttttaaaacaagcagatTTCAATTTCTATCTCCCATCTGGTGCTACTactaacatttaaaataggcttgtgagggaaaaaaaaatacttagaaataaatacacctttaaaaaaattccacaatTAACCATGTCAGGATATTTGTTTTCCACACAGTTTAAAGGAGACCTTATTCTTCATCATTTCCTTGTGCTGAAATACAGTGTAGTTCAATCCATTCTTATCTTCTGATTTGTCATCCTATAAATAATGCTGTCATACCCAGGATCCATGTTCCAGAGGTTGTAGGAGATAACTATCACAGCTAAAGCAAGACCTATCATCATCCACAGAATAATGTTGAAGATTACAGAGTAGTTGTAGTTATATGGATAGGCAAGGTTATATGGATTTTCTGGTTTGCTctgcaataaagaaaataagtgtaTTACTTTAAAGCTAGCTTGCATACAAAACACATTCTGACTACATCGAAAATCTGAGCAATCTGAATAGGAGAGATGCATTCTTGTCTAGACAATTCTGATGCTAGGGCACAAAATGCAAAAGTGATTATGTGACTGACATCAATGGAATCCAAAGGAAAGGGCTGACAGGAGCCTCATGAAATTCAATGAGGACGAATGCAGAGCCCTGCACCTGGGACAGAATAACCCCACAtgacagcacaggctggggactgATGGGCTGTGGACTGaccagctgggcagcagctctgcagagagggaCCTagaggtcctggtggacaaggTGAGcagagtcagcagtgtgcccctGCAGTGACAAAGGGcaactgcatcctgggctgcatctggAGTGTAGGCAGCAAGTcaaggaaaacaattatttcccCACCTGTGAGGCAGGACTTGCATGCACTAGTGTACTTGGGTAGAAAACGGCAGAAATGCAAATTCTAACAAGACATAAGGGAAAAAGTTTTCACAGTGAAAGTGCTTAAGACTTTGGAACAAGCTGTCCAGAGAGGCTCTGGGACTTCCAGCTATGGACTTTTCAAGCACTTGGCTGGACAAGGAACTGGGCAGCCTGATCTAACTCCAACCtactgctcaaagcaggattACTGTaggactagatgacctccagggGCCCTCTTCAACCTAAATTACTATATGATTAAGTGAAGATCAAGACAGGTAAGCTGACTTCACACCCATGCCTAAATCATAGTCAGTATTCtagtccttaaaaaaagaagttatgcTCGAGTGAAGAAGTGATGCAGTTTGGATCACATTTAATAAATGGTATATAGAAAAATGTGCATCAACTACCTGTGAAGACTGGAGAATGGAGCGAGTCTTCCTCGTGAGGGGAGAATTAAATGCCTTTACAGCCACCACTTCTACTACTGCATTCCCGCTATACAGATTAAACATCTCATCTGcaaactggaaaagcaaaagtgatttaatttaaaacctaCACTGTAGACAGGAATTAAGGAGAGTTTTGTTAGCAAGATGTACTAAACCATAAGATACCAGCTTCAGGAATAAGAAGCTTACGGAAAGTTGTAAAAATTTACACTATTCTAGAATTCCACTAGAAAGTGCCAACTTATGCGTGGTTTACACAACATCTCTTTAAAACCCCTCAACCACTGCTCAGCAGACTGTAGCTTATGACTGCTTTCTGGGCTGAAACTCGTTCTTTCATCCCTTTACAAAAGGCCCATCACCATATAGTTTCCCAATCATGTGTCTGTCAgtttcaacaaaatatttaggTTCTCAACCTTCCACTGGGAAATTATAAACTAAAGACTGGTCCAAAGACTAACACATCtagtatttaaatacattaacttAACTGCAAAGAGGCCGAAGAGTAATGTTTagagaaaacagttatttggCTTAGCAAATTCAGGCTTTTAAACTTTTCCATcgtgcttttgaaaatctcaaaAGTGACTGGTCTTAATAAAGATTTTATCCAATGATTACATAAGACCTgctaaagaattattttcttgagcACATTGATAGATGAACAGCAGTTATTTTAGATGCTTGGAAATTTAGATTTATACACCTTTTTGGACAAGAGGAAACTAACCACTGTACCCTGGGATAAAGATATTTCCACATTTCTGAGAGCCGTTTTTTGAGAGACATACCAGTGGCTTTAAATGCAAGatatttatttaggaaaaacaaacataccAAGTCATGTTGATATATGGTTTCAATATATTCCTACTCCTTTACGCAAAATATCTAACACATTGTAGACACATGTCAACACTTTCCAGAGTGACAAGTTGTAACATTCGATTTTATAACTgaacaactgcattttaaaaaccaaacaacaaaaccaagcatCAGTCAAGCCATAACTAATGAAGTGACAATTCAAAGCAGAAGATAGTCAATAAACTAATTCCCTTGTAGttaacacaaaaattatttcctcagtATTCCTGTGAGTTTTGTTCATTAGGTAGAAACTATACCTTTTGCAAAGAGTCTACAAGAATTTGAGAAGCATCCTTGAACTGCTGAGAGTCTTCCCCATATCGTTTTCCAACCTCTTCCAAACCAGCCAGTTCCAGAGAATACAGGTCTGGAGAGTGATCTTTGGCTAAGTGCTTGTGTCGAGACAGCTTTGGCACACCATTGAGGGTAGAAAGACATTAATTCATACACaggttactttaaaaaacacatttcacaaaATCAGTTTGCTGAGACTAATCCATCCTCACTTTCCACAGTCATATTCCATATTGATTAGGAAGTGGAATTTCTTGCCAACTTAACAAGAACATGTCCacaattgtttcttttcttattctacagaagaaagcagatgaTCATCATGTAGCACCTGTTCCTAACATGAGGTTATATACATGTAATATAGAGCTCtactaaaaagaaacattatacTTATTCACATCAGAATCCTTGTTCTGTAATTGCCATAAAAATCAAACTtggagaaaaatttaaaaacccaaaaaacaacaagaaaacccTGTAACTGCAATACTTGGATACTACTATTCCCTCCACTGAAGCTGGCCCTTGCAAAACTGAGTAGGTTGCAACTTCTACCTTGCTGTTGCCCATGTACAAAAGTAGTTTAAGGAGTATCATCCCATTGTCATAAAATCCAACCAATATAATCCAAATTATCTC encodes the following:
- the ATP6AP2 gene encoding renin receptor isoform X2 is translated as MGFSVEDDLSWPGLAVGDLFHRPRATVLVTVKGVDKLALPVKGISYPIENAVPFSLDSVANAIHTLFSEETPVVLQLAPSEERVYMVGKANSVFEDLSVTLRQLRNRLFQDNSILSSLPLNSLSRNNEVDLLFLSELQVLHDIASLLSRHKHLAKDHSPDLYSLELAGLEEVGKRYGEDSQQFKDASQILVDSLQKFADEMFNLYSGNAVVEVVAVKAFNSPLTRKTRSILQSSQSKPENPYNLAYPYNYNYSVIFNIILWMMIGLALAVIVISYNLWNMDPGYDSIIYRMTNQKIRMD